GAGATCCGCTCGTAGAACGCCTCGGGTTCCGCCATGACGGGCTGCCTCTCCTGCTCGTCCGCTGTGACTCCGCGATGGGTGCACCCCGCACGCTACCTGCGGGTAACCGGGTGGTGCCAGGGGCTCGGGGGCGGTGACCCCAGGTGCGGTTGGTGCTCCCCGACGCGGTGGTCCGGCAGTCGGGTGGTCGGTGGTCCGGCGGGTCCGATGCCGTGCTCGCCGTCGCGACGTGGTCGGCCGTCGGACATTCGAATGGGGTGTCAGGGCCCGTTCGATAAGGCACTGTTGAAGGGTGCGCAAAGTATGGATGGCCACCGGTGCCGGGCTCGGGCTGTGCCTGGGCTTCGTCGCGCTGCTCGTCGTGGGGACGTACTCGGCGGCGGCCGGGCTGATGGGGACCCAGCAGGGCGGGCGGCCGGTCGCGCTGGTCAAGGGCGCCGTACCGGCCGTGTACCACTCGATGGTGCAGCGGTGGGGGACGCTCTGCCCTGCCGTCAATCCCGCGCTGCTGGCAGCGCAGTTGTACCAGGAGAGCGGTTGGAACCCGAAGGCGGTCAGCCACGCCGACGCGCGCGGGATGGCGCAGTTCCTCCCCAGTACGTGGGCGGCGCACGGTGTCGACGGGGACGGAGACGGCGACCGCGACATCTGGGATCCGGCGGACGCGATCGCGTCCGCCGCGTCGTACGACTGCGAGCTCGCGGGGTACGTCAAATCGGTGCCGGGCGATCCGACGGCCAACATGCTGGCCGCCTACAACGCGGGTGCCGACCGCGTCATCAAGGCGGGCGGGGTCCCTCGTATCCGGGAGACCCAGAACTACGTCAAGATCATCCGGGCTCTGGAGGCGAGCTTCGCCAGGCCGGTCGGGCGGCTTCAGCCGTCGCGGCAGGCGGCGGCCGCGATCGACTTCGCGCAGAGCAGGCTCGGGACGCCGTATCTGTGGGGCGGCAACGGGACGCCGGAGCAGAACGGGCGCTTCGACTGCTCGGGGCTGACGCAAGCGGCGTACCGCACCGTGGAGATCGAGCTGCCGCGTGTCGCCAACGACCAGTACAACGCGGGTCCGCATCCTTCGCGCGATGAACTGCTGCCGGGCGACCTGGTGTTCTTCTCGGACGATCTCGGCAACTCGCGTGCGATCCGGCATGTCGGCCTCTATGTCGGCGGCGGCTATATGATCAACGCCCCCTTCACCGGGGCTGTGATCCGCTTCGACAAGATCGACACGCCCGACTACTTCGGCGCGACCAGGGTCACGGAGGAGGGTGCCGCGGCGCTTCCCACCACAGGGGGCGGACGGTGACAGGGACCTGACGGGGTGTCGGGGGCGTGGACCCTGAGTGAAGCCGAGGCCCTGGGGTGCGACCGCCCATCACTCTTCGATAACGTCGCGGTGATCGTTCCGTGGAGATCCGCAATGAGCGGAACGCGCCCGCGAAGCGGGTCGTTTCCCCAGGCGGCGCAGTACGTCAGGCAACAGGCAAGGGGCCGCGACACATGGCTGGACTCGGACGCGAAGGGACGAATCCCGACGTCAGCCTGTTCCATGACATCAATGGCCTGGCAAGCTCGGCACCGCCCTGGTTCAACCGTGCCGTGGAGTTCGCCGGGCAGTACGGGATCATCACGGCCATCGTCCTGCTGATGCTCTGGTGCTGGTGGACCGTGCGCCGGTTGGGGGACGACCGGGAGGCCGGCGCGGCGCTGGCCGCCCTGGTGTGGACACCGTTCGCGGCCGGTGCGGCCCTGCTGGTCAACATCCCGATCCGGGACTTCGTGGAACGGCCCCGTCCCTTCCGCGAGCACCAGGGCATCGAGGTCCTGGTGGGCGGCGAGACCGGTTTCTCCTTCGTCAGTGACCACGCCACCATGGCGATGGCCCTGGGGGTCGGGCTGTTCATGGCCCACCGGCGGATCGGGCTCGCCGCGATCGGGCTGGCGCTGGTGGAAGG
This DNA window, taken from Streptomyces sp. SCSIO 30461, encodes the following:
- a CDS encoding NlpC/P60 family protein, producing the protein MATGAGLGLCLGFVALLVVGTYSAAAGLMGTQQGGRPVALVKGAVPAVYHSMVQRWGTLCPAVNPALLAAQLYQESGWNPKAVSHADARGMAQFLPSTWAAHGVDGDGDGDRDIWDPADAIASAASYDCELAGYVKSVPGDPTANMLAAYNAGADRVIKAGGVPRIRETQNYVKIIRALEASFARPVGRLQPSRQAAAAIDFAQSRLGTPYLWGGNGTPEQNGRFDCSGLTQAAYRTVEIELPRVANDQYNAGPHPSRDELLPGDLVFFSDDLGNSRAIRHVGLYVGGGYMINAPFTGAVIRFDKIDTPDYFGATRVTEEGAAALPTTGGGR
- a CDS encoding phosphatase PAP2 family protein, whose amino-acid sequence is MAGLGREGTNPDVSLFHDINGLASSAPPWFNRAVEFAGQYGIITAIVLLMLWCWWTVRRLGDDREAGAALAALVWTPFAAGAALLVNIPIRDFVERPRPFREHQGIEVLVGGETGFSFVSDHATMAMALGVGLFMAHRRIGLAAIGLALVEGCSRVYLGGHYPTDVVGGFALGTAVTLLFAPLALALLNPPLAALARSGRAGWLVRSRRAVARSRQREHERDQELERHETGLAA